Part of the Bacillus cereus group sp. RP43 genome is shown below.
AAGAGAATAGCGGAACACAAGTATTATACAAAAAGTATATAAGGGGGTAAATGAGATGGATCTCCAAAAGTTTGATGAGATGATTGATGCTGTGCAGCAATCAACTTGTGTACAGATTAATGATAAGCAAAAAGAAGCATTTAAACAAAAATACGATTTTGAGCCAAGTTTTGAATATGGACGAGATGAGAAAGGGCATTATGTTATCCGAACTTCGAAAAAGATGTTAGAGGAAATGGAGTTTTATTTGGCATTGAAATATGATCGAGATGGAATTGCCCTTTATATGCATGCTGAGATTGAAGGGACATGTCACGTATCCGTTAGCTATAGTGAAGATGCACTTCATTTGCAAGAATTGTTTCAATTTCTAGAAGAAAATAAATAAAAAGTCCTCATTTGAGGACTTTTTATTTAGGCAGGCATAATATTTAAGTTGGATAATTTATAGGCTGGAAGCTCGGCGGCATCGTTCAATTGGGAATGGAATAACTTGTGCAATGTGATTAGGACCAAACTGTTTCGCGCGAGCATGGCGTACTATATAAAATGCGCACAGGATAGCAACAGGAATAGCACCGTACAAACCAAAAAATAAAGCGCTTACACAAGATGCGACAAAACCTAAAACACCAACTTCTAATTCTTCCATAATAGCTCCTAAAATGACAGGAATAGCTCCACATGAAACTCCTAGTATAAGTGCGATAAGTAAACTCATGATTATCCCCCTCTGCTTGCAATATTCTTTTCCTTCTTATTATTTGTAGTATATCATACACAAAACAGAATTTTCAGAAAAAATTCAAAAAAAGTTCAATAAATGTTCAAAAAGTGTTCCGAAATATACTTGATAAAATGGAAGTGTGATTTGAATAAACGAAAGGGACAAATTATTTTAGTAAATAAAAAATCAGGCTTACTTCAATGTTATGAAATAAGCCTGTTCCATAGGAGGATGTATATATGTAGAGTGAATAAAAGATTGGAAAAGGGGTTCCAATCTTTTATTCAACTAGCTACCTTAATAAATTGGAACCCAACCTTCTGTTGTAACAAAAATACGAATAGCTACAACTTGGCGATCATCTTGTAAGGTAAAATAATGTCTTGCATTTTCAGGTACAGATATAAGGTCACCAGGCTCAAGTTCAACGTCAAAGAATCGACCATCTTTTCCTTCAATAGCGAAGATGCCATGACCACTGACAATAAAGCGAACTTCATCGTCAGTATGATGGTGTTCTTTTTGGAAATTAATTAATAACTCGTCAAGGTTAGGTGTGCTATTTGAAAGTGAAATCACATCATATGCTTTATAACCTCTGCGCTCTGAAACATCAGCAATTTCTTTTGAAAACAACGTTAATATTTCAGCTTTGTTTTCATCTGTTAAGGAGTAATTTTCTTTTAAATGAGTAGGAAGTTTAGAAATATTCCATTTCTCATATAAAACATCTTCTCCTTGTAGAAAGTTTGATACTTCTACTTCATTTTCAATACGAGTATTTTCCTCATGAATACGAATTTGCGCCATTAGAAACGCCTCCTTGAATTGATAATAATTTTATATGAAATTGGAATAAAAACTCATAAGCTTCTAATCTTTTTTTTGCATCAAAGCTATCACGGCCCCATACGGTAATGCCATGGTTTCGAATTAATACTGCTCCTGAATCTCCTTGTATATGCTTTCGGAATTTCTCTCCAAGCGTCGGGATATGAGCATCATTTTCGATAATAGGAATGTTAATCGTTGCACCTTCTTCCCAAATATCAAGAGCTTTAATAATCTCTTGATTTTGAAGGGTGACTGCATCACTATACAAATTTGTGATGACATTGTTATCAGTTGTATGAACATGAAGTACGCACCCGGCGTTCGTATTGTTATAAATATGTGTATGCAATATTGTTTCTGCCGAAGGGCGTAACTCAGTTTCTAAAACGGGAACTCCTTGATGATTTACTAATAAAAAATCATCTGGAGTGGTTTTTGTTTTATCTTTGCCACTTGCTGTAATAAGAAAAGTAAGGGGATCATGACTGACTTTTATAGAAATATTTCCACTCGTTGCTGGAAACCAATTCCGAGTTGTTAATTCTTTTTTAATTTCACTTAAGTCATACCATTGACGAAAAAGTTGTTTCATAATTTCACCTCCAACAAATGTTTTAGTTCAGCTAGAACATCGTGAAATGTTTCAAACGGTGTATAAGCAATACGATTTTCTTCACACTTTGTAATAAGGAAGTCACGGGCGAATACTTTATCTGCTTGTTTTGCTGCTTGTAAATCAGTAATAGAATCTCCAATCACAATATGAAAATCATCTTTAGAGCTTAGTTTACGAATTAATGATGATTTACAGAGACCACAATTATGCTGACATTGCTCGTCACAAGGGTGCGGCCATTTCACTTCAACAAATTCTCCTGAAAAGTCAGTTGCATTACAATAAATTTGTTCTTTAGGGATTATTTCTTGTAAGAGTGGATAGACGAAGAAATCCATTCCACCTGATATAACGTAAAAGGAAATGTTATTTTCATTAATGAATTGTATGAATTCATGAAAACCTGTACGGATTTCAGCAGTTTCTTGTAAAAACTGAATAATATCATCGTGTAGATTAATAGGTATTAATCGAAATAATTGAGAAACACCTTCTTGAATAGAAAGTTCTTGCGATAAAATTTTTTGCTTTATTTCCTCTGCTGCTGGTGGTGCGAATTTTTCCATAATGGACATGATATTATCGTTATTTGTAATCGTACCATCGAAATCACAAAATACTTGAATACTCATAATTTCACCTCATGAGAAGGATTTCCCCATATTTGTAGTGCGCTATGCAAATTTATTTCATCCACTTCATGGAGTGGTTTACCTTGTAAAGTAGCTTCAATTGCAGCACGGAAAGCTTTGCCACCACCTTGAGCTCCATTTGGATGCCCATGAATCCCGCCGCCGGCATTAATCACAACATCCTTACCAAAATCTCGTAAAATAAAGGGAACGAAACCAGGATGAATTCCAGCAGATGGAACAGAAAAACTTTTCTTAAAATAGTGGTCTTCCTCAGTTAATGCTTTTGTAATGAGAAGAGCTTCCTCTTTTTCTAATGCAACGTTGCCGTATGGTGATGGGAATAAAGAGAAATCAGCACCAGCGTAACGTAGTAATTTTCCAAGTAGTAATGGAGAAGAGAACCCATATAGTTTCGATGACGAATATGCGCCACTTACAGCAGGGTGTGCCATAATAGGAATTGGAATTTCATCGTCTTCCACAAGTGCTTGCAGTACATCTAATCCATAAGAAAATACATTAAATAAAAGAATGTCTGCTCCAGCTACCACCGCACGTTTCGCGTTCTCTTTTAAATCATAAGTTCGCCCTGTTAAATTTACTGCGTATAAAGTTTTATGTCCGTAAGTTTCGTATACAGATTGTAAAACTTCTTTCCCAGATTCAATTCTTTTTGTAAGTGGTGTTAATGAGTTTTCGAATAAAATTTCATCATCTTTTACAATATCTACGCCTCCAATTGCCTGATCGCGTAGTTGAGTTTTTAAATATCCAATATTCCGTCCTATCATCCCTTTGAAAATACTCATTAGAAGAGGGCGATCTTGAACTTGTAAAAGGTTTCGGATGCCTTCAATTCCAAATTTCGGTCCAGGGAACTGTTTCTTTAATTCGTCTGAGAATGTTAAATCGATTAGTTTAATTTCCCCATCTAACGAAAGTTTTCCAAATGTTGTTGTCAAAATGGCTGGTAAGTCTGGGCTGAAGTTCAGCGATGGATAATGAATTTTAATGATTCCACGTGATACTTTTTTGCCAAGATAAGA
Proteins encoded:
- a CDS encoding DUF3909 family protein yields the protein MDLQKFDEMIDAVQQSTCVQINDKQKEAFKQKYDFEPSFEYGRDEKGHYVIRTSKKMLEEMEFYLALKYDRDGIALYMHAEIEGTCHVSVSYSEDALHLQELFQFLEENK
- a CDS encoding 2-hydroxy-3-keto-5-methylthiopentenyl-1-phosphate phosphatase yields the protein MSIQVFCDFDGTITNNDNIMSIMEKFAPPAAEEIKQKILSQELSIQEGVSQLFRLIPINLHDDIIQFLQETAEIRTGFHEFIQFINENNISFYVISGGMDFFVYPLLQEIIPKEQIYCNATDFSGEFVEVKWPHPCDEQCQHNCGLCKSSLIRKLSSKDDFHIVIGDSITDLQAAKQADKVFARDFLITKCEENRIAYTPFETFHDVLAELKHLLEVKL
- a CDS encoding methylthioribulose 1-phosphate dehydratase, which gives rise to MKQLFRQWYDLSEIKKELTTRNWFPATSGNISIKVSHDPLTFLITASGKDKTKTTPDDFLLVNHQGVPVLETELRPSAETILHTHIYNNTNAGCVLHVHTTDNNVITNLYSDAVTLQNQEIIKALDIWEEGATINIPIIENDAHIPTLGEKFRKHIQGDSGAVLIRNHGITVWGRDSFDAKKRLEAYEFLFQFHIKLLSIQGGVSNGANSYS
- the mtnW gene encoding 2,3-diketo-5-methylthiopentyl-1-phosphate enolase, with protein sequence MSGIIATYLIHDDSHNLEKKAEQIAIGLTIGSWTHLPHLLQEQLKQHKGNVIHIEELDEQEHINSYLGKKVSRGIIKIHYPSLNFSPDLPAILTTTFGKLSLDGEIKLIDLTFSDELKKQFPGPKFGIEGIRNLLQVQDRPLLMSIFKGMIGRNIGYLKTQLRDQAIGGVDIVKDDEILFENSLTPLTKRIESGKEVLQSVYETYGHKTLYAVNLTGRTYDLKENAKRAVVAGADILLFNVFSYGLDVLQALVEDDEIPIPIMAHPAVSGAYSSSKLYGFSSPLLLGKLLRYAGADFSLFPSPYGNVALEKEEALLITKALTEEDHYFKKSFSVPSAGIHPGFVPFILRDFGKDVVINAGGGIHGHPNGAQGGGKAFRAAIEATLQGKPLHEVDEINLHSALQIWGNPSHEVKL
- a CDS encoding cupin domain-containing protein, with product MAQIRIHEENTRIENEVEVSNFLQGEDVLYEKWNISKLPTHLKENYSLTDENKAEILTLFSKEIADVSERRGYKAYDVISLSNSTPNLDELLINFQKEHHHTDDEVRFIVSGHGIFAIEGKDGRFFDVELEPGDLISVPENARHYFTLQDDRQVVAIRIFVTTEGWVPIY